A single region of the Chrysoperla carnea chromosome 5, inChrCarn1.1, whole genome shotgun sequence genome encodes:
- the LOC123300080 gene encoding zinc finger protein OZF-like: MAHENETQNGEVIYFKVKNEESDELEDVFHAEVIIKEEPINSEWSVVDDKDDKNNSIEHQCTICQEIFFNNINDDIPQICPICTAKDSSTSDITTNTKCSICNEKFSTKRALTKHKRTHVCNEKETFQHQCSNCHEIFIKNDVSHKCKKCTDENIELILTCSICNQNFTEKWALTKHQRIHSKDNSAIKHQCTNCHEIFVNDIKDDSSQECPKCTTEEDITKLSFPCSTCNKTYPTKAALKKHQRVHTGNFFTCQICGKALKHKYHLIVHEKIHSGEKPFQCNLCGKTFLRRSCLNSHLRSHSGEKPFICQICGNKFVSLRNLNIHKRIHTQERPYKCDFCERTFTYKSTMMDHMKTHTSTEKPFTCMICARSFRKHSNLVSHEKLHSGERPFQCEICSKTFSRKTTLRIHETCHTGEKPYKCSGCDKTFTQRNIMYEHEKSHTGEKPYKCGQCDKTFIYQKSLNRHEITHSGKKPFKCKYCAKLFARKYDLSRHEKIHEDGPSIATSNNYPSIIHHQSISSNNNELEKVIVKYETSCVHHL; encoded by the coding sequence aTGGCACATGAAAATGAAACACAAAATGGTGAagtgatatattttaaagtaaaaaatgaagaaagtgATGAATTAGAAGATGTATTCCATGCAGAAGTAATCATTAAAGAGGAACCAATTAATAGTGAATGGTCTGTAGTCGATGACAaggatgataaaaataattcaatcgaACACCAATGTACAATTtgtcaagaaatattttttaataatataaacgatGATATACCACAAATATGTCCAATATGTACTGCAAAAGATTCTTCAACGTCAGATATTACAACAAACACTAAATGTTCGATATgtaacgaaaaattttctacaaaaagagCCTTAACCAAACATAAACGTACACATGTTTGTAATGAAAAAGAGACATTTCAACATCAATGTTCAAACtgtcatgaaatatttattaaaaatgatgtttcacacaaatgtaaaaaatgtacagATGAAAATATCGAATTAATACTTACGTGTTCAAtatgtaatcaaaattttacagaGAAGTGGGCCTTAACAAAACATCAACGTATACATTCCAAAGACAATTCTGCAATCAAACATCAATGTACAAATTGTcatgaaatatttgttaatgATATAAAGGACGATAGTTCGCAAGAATGTCCAAAATGTACAACAGAAGaagatattacaaaattatcattTCCATGTTCAACATGTAATAAAACGTATCCAACAAAAGCGGCCTTAAAAAAACATCAACGTGTACACACTGGAAATTTTTTCACATGTCAAATATGTGGAAAagctttaaaacataaatatcatttaatagtgcatgaaaaaattcattctggtgaaaaaccatttcagTGTAATTTgtgtggtaaaacatttttacgtCGATCGTGTTTAAATAGTCATTTACGATCACAttctggtgaaaaaccatttatttgtcaaatctgtggtaataaatttgttagtttacgcaatttaaatatacataaacgtattcacacacAAGAGCGACCATATAAATGTGATTTTTGTGAACGTACTTTCACTTACAAATCAACCATGATGGATCATATGAAAACTCATACATCGACGGAAAAACCATTTACATGTATGATCTGTGCACGATCATTTCGTAAACATAGTAATTTAGTGTCACATGAAAAGTTACATAGTGGTGAAAGACCGTTTCAATGTGAAATATGTAGTAAAACTTTTTCACGGAAAACAACATTACGTATTCATGAAACATGTCATACGGGTGAAAAACCGTATAAATGTAGTGGATGTGATAAAACTTTTACACAACGTAACATCATGTATGAACATGAGAAAAGTCATACGGGTGAAAAACCTTATAAATGCGGTCAATGTGATAAGACGTTTATTTATCAAAAGAGTTTAAATCGACATGAGATTACACACAGTGGGAAAAAACCattcaaatgtaaatattgtgcGAAATTATTTGCACGCAAATATGATTTATCCAGACATGAAAAAATTCATGAAGATGGACCCAGTATCGCTACATCCAATAATTATCCATCGATAATACATCATCAATCAATtagttcaaataataatgaGCTTGAAAAAGTGATTGTAAAATATGAAACGTCTTGCGTTCATCATTTATAG